The genomic region attggtagtgctattccacaagcgacttatatcttatatggtagattagctactatcgtatatcttactaccggattggttctatgcttatactaaatcaatagttataatgactacagcttccaagcaaacatgattaccgtgatattgaaatccaacacttttagctgtcttaagcagtccagtgggtggtggtgtactgcaatcataaagaacttggttgtctgtatctcataaccggagtcatcttcagtattctaggaactataatgtctttgtttattcgatttgagttatacagttctggatcgcggatcatttgtacagagacgatagctacttataatgtgataataacgatacatggcctagctatgatctttatgttcttaatgcctgctttgtacggaggatatggtaacttctttgtaccaatatatattggtggttcggaagtcgttttcccaagaactaacgcgatctcctattttctagtaccattaggttctgtgtttgttaactcaaagtatttgttccgagtttggtagtggtcttggttggacaatgtatcctccactaagtactagcttgatggtgttaaatccagaggcaactgattggattatcggaggtcttgcagtactaggaattagtagtattttaagttctattaacttccttggtacttgcgtcttcatgggttctaatgctggtgctaagaactatattctatatatctgggctatcatatttactgcccttatgttagtcttcactctacctattcttactggtggattagttatgatccttcttgatctacacgtaaacactgaattttatgattctatgtattctggtgatagtgtactttatcaacatctattctggttcttcggacatccagaggtatacattctaattttacctgcttttggtgtagtctcgcagacattatctatgtatgctgctagatctgtcttcggtggacaatctatgatcttagctatgggttgtatttctattctaggttccttagtatgggcacatcatatgatgacagtcggtctagaggtagataccagagcttatttctctgctatgactattatgattgcaattcctaccggtactaagattttcaactggttaggtacctatatggctagccatacaactacaagaactgtagatctatgggctgctcttagtttttatcctattgtttactctaggtggtactacaggtgtagttatgggtaacgctggtatggatattgccctacatgatacatactatattgtagctcatttccatttcgtattatctcttggtgcagtactagctactatatgtggctttatcttctatagcagagatatgttcggagatactgtaaatctattccatgtaaataccggtgcttctccatatttaagcatctggtttgtagtcttcttaggtagtatcttattaattttcatccctatgcatatacttggtttcaacgttatgccaagaaggataccagattaccctgattatctttgttatattaatacatggtgttcaattggttctatatccacaatagttatcatcttaactatgctctgcattaagtatagtggtatccagcgtatatttgaaaaaccaacatttgtatacaagctgtacgaatatcatgacattcactttggtagtcgccttcttaatgttagtctgtacggaatacacggatcggattcttgttggcctggcacctgtttagtaactggatgaacgctttttacgcctggtatgcatggataatactcgactcttctatagtttaaccgctactgctgggactgtatattatgtacttacggtagtactatcaagcctcttcttccaaatagatttcatggaaaacctaaaaattcgcatgtttgattgacatttagccgctaatatacaatcatccaagatatatttatctatcgcaggttcggtctaatgtcccgttatactatatagatcacatggcttctggtactttgagatcatgctaacggcgagaagggaagtgtgtttcaataactagctgagtgcttgtacggaggatatggtaacttctttgtaccaatatatattggtggttcggaagtcgttttcccaagaactaacgcgatctcctattttctagtaccattaggttctgtgttgttaactcaaagtatttgttccgagtttggtagtggtcttggttggacaatgtatcctccactaagtactagcttgatggtgttaaatccagaggcaactgattggattatcggaggtcttgcagtactaggaattagtagtattttaagttctattaacttccttggtacttgcgtcttcatgggttctaatgctggtgctaagaactatattctatatatctgggctatcatatttactgcccttatgttagtcttcactctacctattcttactggtggattagttatgatccttcttgatctacacgtaaaacactgaattttatgattctatgtattctggtgatagtgtactttatcaacatctattctggttcttcggacatccagaggtatacattctaattttacctgcttttggtgtagtctcgcagacattatctatgtatgctgctagatctgtcttcggtggacaatctatgatcttagctatgggttgtatttctattctaggttccttaagtatgggcacatcatatgatgacagtcggtctagaggtagataccagagcttatttctctgctatgactattatgatttGCAATTccctaccggtactaagattttcaactggttaggtacctatatggctagcc from Besnoitia besnoiti strain Bb-Ger1 chromosome Unknown contig00136, whole genome shotgun sequence harbors:
- a CDS encoding uncharacterized protein (encoded by transcript BESB_024740); translated protein: MSLFIRFELYSSGSRIICTETIATYNVIITIHGLAMIFMFLMPALYGGYGNFFVPIYIGGSEVVFPRTNAISYFLVPLGSVFVNSKYLFRVW